The Trichocoleus sp. FACHB-46 genome has a segment encoding these proteins:
- a CDS encoding YqeG family HAD IIIA-type phosphatase, with amino-acid sequence MSWGSLLQPDLNLEGSILTLTPEIVQQYDLKGLILDVDETLVPFRTTQASTELLYWVEDIKQVATIWLVSNNLSESRIRGIAQSLNLPYLFGAGKPSRRKLRQAVTAMDLPVEKVAMVGDRLFTDVLAGNRFGMFTILVEPMVDPTQVARRHPVRTFEVWFSQALGASLTSKQ; translated from the coding sequence ATGTCTTGGGGTTCCCTATTACAGCCTGATTTGAATTTGGAAGGCTCGATCCTAACGCTGACACCAGAGATTGTGCAGCAGTATGACTTGAAGGGGTTGATTTTAGATGTGGATGAAACCCTAGTACCTTTTAGAACGACGCAAGCCTCAACGGAATTGCTGTATTGGGTAGAAGACATTAAACAAGTTGCGACGATCTGGTTGGTGAGTAATAACTTGAGTGAGAGTCGCATTCGTGGCATTGCTCAATCTTTGAATTTACCTTACCTATTTGGAGCAGGCAAACCCTCTCGCCGCAAATTAAGACAAGCTGTGACTGCGATGGATCTGCCCGTGGAAAAAGTAGCAATGGTGGGCGATCGCCTCTTCACGGATGTTTTGGCAGGGAATCGGTTTGGTATGTTTACCATTTTGGTAGAACCAATGGTAGACCCTACTCAAGTCGCTCGTCGCCATCCTGTCCGTACGTTTGAAGTTTGGTTCTCACAAGCTTTGGGTGCTTCTTTAACCTCCAAGCAATAG
- the proB gene encoding glutamate 5-kinase produces MPQTLVIKIGTSSLTNPSTGYLALSTIAALVETLSQLRQLGHSVILVSSGAVGVGCARLGMTERPRTIALKQAVAAVGQGRLMRVYDDFFTSLQQPIAQVLLTRTDLVQRSRYLNAYGTFQELLRLGVIPIVNENDTVAVDELKFGDNDTLSALVASLVEADWLFLLTDVDRLYSADPRSNPDAQPISLVQSIEQLESLQVQVGDRGSRWGTGGMVTKITAARIATGAGVRTVITEGRSPQNLLKIVQGEPIGTHFEPQPQAASARKRWIAHGLLPAGKLYLDDGAVKVICQSGKSLLAAGIVEVEGEFQSQDAVQLCDRNGREIARGLVNYTSIELQRIRGCRSEAIPSILGYAAPETVVHRDNLVLSGQPSPNSPSLRVMVEEPDLPL; encoded by the coding sequence ATGCCTCAAACCCTAGTTATCAAGATTGGAACTTCGAGCTTGACGAATCCCAGTACTGGGTATTTGGCTCTATCCACGATCGCGGCTTTGGTAGAAACATTAAGCCAATTAAGGCAACTGGGCCATTCCGTAATCTTGGTGTCTTCGGGAGCCGTTGGGGTTGGCTGTGCCCGCTTAGGCATGACCGAGCGACCCCGCACGATCGCCCTGAAGCAAGCTGTAGCGGCTGTAGGTCAGGGCCGATTGATGCGGGTTTATGATGACTTTTTTACGTCCCTACAACAGCCGATCGCTCAAGTGCTGCTGACCCGGACTGACTTAGTGCAGCGCAGTCGCTACCTGAATGCTTACGGTACCTTCCAGGAATTGCTGCGGTTAGGCGTGATCCCGATTGTCAATGAAAATGACACCGTCGCTGTAGACGAGCTAAAGTTTGGCGATAACGACACCTTATCTGCTTTGGTTGCCAGCTTGGTAGAAGCAGATTGGCTGTTTTTGTTGACCGATGTCGATCGCCTGTACTCGGCTGATCCCCGCAGTAATCCAGACGCCCAACCGATTAGTTTAGTGCAATCGATCGAACAGTTGGAATCGCTACAAGTACAAGTTGGCGATCGCGGTTCCCGTTGGGGCACGGGCGGCATGGTCACCAAAATTACAGCGGCCCGCATTGCCACAGGCGCAGGGGTACGGACGGTGATTACGGAAGGGCGATCGCCTCAGAATCTACTCAAAATTGTGCAAGGCGAACCAATTGGGACTCACTTTGAGCCTCAGCCCCAAGCGGCCAGTGCTCGTAAGCGTTGGATTGCTCACGGTTTGCTACCCGCTGGCAAACTATATCTAGATGACGGTGCTGTTAAAGTGATTTGTCAGTCAGGCAAATCTTTACTCGCAGCTGGAATTGTGGAAGTGGAAGGGGAGTTTCAGAGCCAAGACGCGGTACAACTCTGCGATCGCAATGGTCGCGAAATCGCCAGAGGCCTAGTCAACTACACCAGCATAGAACTACAACGAATCCGAGGCTGCCGTTCTGAAGCAATTCCTAGTATCTTGGGTTATGCCGCGCCCGAGACTGTGGTGCATCGAGATAACCTAGTGCTGAGTGGGCAACCCAGCCCCAACTCCCCTTCGCTAAGGGTGATGGTTGAAGAACCGGATCTTCCCCTTTAG
- a CDS encoding helix-turn-helix domain-containing protein yields MVLKPVYCSDATGNIAIEISQEELRTILGQIESELYHSEVYRRVLAGLQTMLGETAGGAQTLVKAVSREAIRLAFRQFFKQYRAISASLKQEAGQDETVEAAEELPAAVSSATLESPIETSTPTTSTFTDENTTNENMVVVVEDALLESTAVEGVKSTPVEEQPFLLGMMGKPTKKLTKAELAAQKFAQEREESLRQVGQDIRAARQARSLSLHQLHSLTLVPIHQLQALEAGRIEQLPEDVYVRGFIRRIGNALGLDGNNLVAGIPAPDPVKSVLPSWYHPEAESGGLCLRPVHLYVGYAALMAGAVGGLTWLSHQHAPEAATDTTQVFPEQASITPSSRQQTPKTTPGLKASKIGAVAGPDIAPPEAFSN; encoded by the coding sequence GTGGTACTAAAACCTGTGTATTGCTCAGACGCTACTGGAAACATCGCAATTGAGATTTCCCAAGAAGAATTGCGAACCATCCTAGGCCAAATAGAGTCCGAACTCTATCACAGTGAAGTCTATCGCCGAGTGTTGGCTGGCCTACAAACCATGCTGGGCGAAACTGCTGGAGGGGCTCAGACCCTCGTCAAAGCAGTGAGCAGAGAAGCCATTCGCCTCGCATTTCGGCAATTTTTTAAGCAATACCGAGCTATTTCTGCTTCGCTCAAGCAAGAGGCTGGTCAGGATGAAACTGTAGAGGCAGCAGAAGAGCTACCAGCCGCAGTTAGCTCCGCTACTCTTGAAAGCCCCATCGAAACTTCAACCCCAACAACTTCTACCTTCACCGACGAAAACACCACTAACGAGAATATGGTTGTGGTCGTAGAGGATGCTCTCTTGGAATCAACGGCGGTTGAAGGTGTCAAATCAACTCCTGTAGAAGAGCAGCCCTTCCTTTTAGGCATGATGGGCAAGCCAACTAAGAAACTCACAAAGGCAGAGCTAGCCGCGCAGAAGTTTGCTCAAGAAAGAGAGGAAAGCCTGCGTCAAGTTGGTCAGGATATTCGGGCAGCTCGACAGGCGCGATCGCTCTCGTTGCACCAACTCCACAGCCTAACGCTGGTGCCGATTCATCAGCTCCAAGCCCTCGAAGCAGGCCGCATTGAGCAATTGCCAGAAGATGTCTATGTCCGGGGCTTTATCCGGCGCATTGGCAACGCTTTGGGCTTAGATGGTAATAATCTCGTGGCGGGAATCCCAGCGCCCGATCCAGTCAAATCAGTTTTACCATCCTGGTATCATCCAGAAGCCGAGTCCGGTGGATTATGCCTGCGGCCCGTACATTTATATGTTGGTTATGCGGCTCTCATGGCGGGTGCCGTAGGTGGTTTAACCTGGCTATCACATCAACATGCACCCGAAGCTGCTACTGACACCACTCAGGTCTTTCCAGAGCAAGCCTCCATTACTCCTTCGTCACGTCAGCAAACGCCTAAGACGACCCCAGGGCTGAAAGCAAGCAAGATTGGAGCTGTAGCTGGGCCAGATATTGCCCCACCAGAGGCATTTTCTAACTAA